The genome window AATTCTGGTTGATCTCCGGGTCCCTGCTGGAAGCTGGCAAGCACAGGATGGCACCTTTCTTTTTGTTCCCAATTTTTCTTCCTGGTTTTGGCCACCCCCTCTAAGGAGTGCGTTTTTTCATTGCCTTTACACCACCTGGCTCCATCCACCCCCAACTGCTGCATACTGCTCAGTGAAGCTGGTCTGCTGTGggtgaaggggagggaagagtctTTCCCCAACCTATGAACAGAGTGAATGGGCTGCAGTTCCGGTTGCACATCTAATGCTGCCTGAAGGGCGTAAAGGGGAAGTGGTCCACGGTCAAGTTGGGTGTTCTCACTTCAGGAAGCGCCCAACCGCCTAGTTCTGCTTTTGGAGAGATTGGGATGGCACCAGTTTCCTCAAAGGGCTGCTCTGTTCTTGCTCCATCAATGTGCTTTCCAGTACAAGCCAGCTTGCCCAGAGCGGGATGGCCCAGCCTGGGccgatctgatcagatctcagaagctacactggctagtatttggatgggagaccgccaaggaacaCCAGGACCGCGATGTGGAGGCAGGctaaggcaaaccacctctgaaggtctcttgccttcaGAACCCAGTGGGGTCTCCACAAGGCAGCTGGGAAGGGAGGAACTTCCCACCACCACTTGAACCAGCTTTCAGCAGCCGGCAGAAACTGGTCAGGTGAAGCAGAGAGGGGCCTTGCCCGCTGCATGCTGATCTTTCCCGCTgtggttgggttgccaacctctggggaAAGCATGGATTTTCCCCAGAATCTcaacggatctccagactactaaAACGAATCCCCCTTGGATGGAATGCCAAGTTGGGCgcctggactctatggcatcgcaTCCCTGCAGTGCTCCCTCCTCCGTCCAAagaatgctcccctcccccaagccaggCTCCGCCCCCGAATTTCCGGGGCCACCAGCCCGAGTGAGGCTGGTGAAAAACGGGCGCGATCCCCGAGGAGGGTCTTCCGGCGGTCCCGTTCACGGCCCCCTGCAAATCGGCTCCTCTGGCTGGCAGAGGCGGACCTTCCGCGGGCGCCCCCGGCCCCGACTCACTCGACTGAGCCAGCCCCGCAGGCGGCGTCTTCGCGCGGGATCCGAGCCGGGcgcgcctcttcctcctcctggccgGGCGAGCGCGACCCTCCGCGGGCACCGGCtgcgcccctcctctctccccggGCGCCCCGCCAGGCCCGACGTTCCGGAcgaaggagggagaagaggcggcGCCACCGGGATCTTAGGCAACCGAGGGCGGCGGCGCCGCAGACGGAGCCgcccagggaaggagggggatcCCCTCGGAGGCCCCCAGACGGGCCTGTGGCTTTGCCCGTCCAGGGAGGGGGTGCGGAGGGCGGACGACCCCCAAATGCACCGCGGGGCAGACCCCGGGCCAGGCGCGCCAGAGGAGACAGCACCCCCGGCACCGGAGTTGACCAAGCAGGGCCTGAGCACGTGGGAAAGCAGCGCCGATTGGCCCAAGTCGGTGCCGTCTTTTCCCGGGCCAGGGTCTCGGTCGTTCCATGCGGGGgtggcaccaccaccaccacccccgaccGCTTAGTGAGGAACTGCTGCTGTGCAATCGGGCCTCAGTTCAGTGGCCTCGGAACACGCAGAACTCCCTGCACCCATCTGGGTGGGCCCCTCTGCTGTCATGCAGACATTCCAAGGGACACGTGAAAAGAACTGTCCTGAGCAGCTCATCTGTTGCACAACCATTCAGCAGCAGCCCGGTGGCTGGCAGTTGGTGGGAcataaatctccccccccccccttagatttGAAACTTGTGAAAAGTTTTTGATTGCAAGAAATGTGTCCAGCCCTTAAGGAGCAGCTGGGCTTTTGTGCACGCTTGTCAACATCTAGGTGGGACctagagagctcctggaattacaacagaggtCCAGCGACACATCAGTtcctatggagaaaatggatgctttagaaggtggactgtaCAGGATTAAACTTGGctgaggccgaggccttccctgaATTTTACCCTCCCATGGCTCCACCCCAGATATCCAGAATTTCCTGACCCCGGAGGTGGCCGCATGTTCTGCGTGATTTAAATCTGAGGGACTCCGATCTCCATAAGGCCCACTTTGTCTACTTCTCAGGTCCTTTGGGGGTGATGGGATGCCCCTCCCACACCCGCTCCTTAAGGATCACCCTCTTCCTTTCGACCAGCTCCAAGGGGCCCAGTTCTTCTGCGCAGCCCTTCTTCCTTGGGTCCCTGCTGGGCAGGAGCAGCCACCAAGCTGCAGCCATGCAAGTGCTGTTGGCATTGTAATGAACGCAGCAAGTTGCACACCCGACTAACGTGTAGATAAATGTTTATTCGAGAACAGCCACACTAGGTGGTAAACGGAGTCAGAGACAGTCTCCTAACTGCAACACTAGCTGCAAGCCGGAGAAAGAGAGTCAGAGTGACTTCCCAGAAGCAGAATATTGTCCCAAGAGTAGCAATCTGAAGACAGACCAGGAATTGCACTTAAAAGGATTGAAAGTCCTATCTTCACTATCCTAACTGCCCTCttgctccccccccaacaaagatCTTATTCTTATCTTTCTATCCCAGATGTTGCCTTTCCCAACAGCTGCACACTCCAATCTGAGCTGCTGCAAAGataactggaggtgccagaagcaggaagaaggaaCCTCCCATGGCAGCCCTCCTCCAGCAGCCCTGGGGTGGCGGGCGGAGCTCAGCTCCCGGAGTGACAGCTTCTTACTCAAAGGTTTGCAAAGCAACCTTTTTCAGCAAACCGAACAGACTACTGGAGTATTTGGCTAACATAGCAGAGCTTGCCCTGATCTAGAAGCTGGGTATGGAGTGCAGTAAATAAACCTCCCCAGAATTAGATtgcaaaaaaatcaaaacatttatttaagtagattctgttcacattcaggctgcaatggaagagaagaaaggaaccTCAACAGAAGAGTCCTTTTCCCTGACCAGTGATCTGGGATCCTGTGTCTGGGAGTCTGGGGCGTTATTTGTACAGCAGAGGCTGGTAGATAATGTCACAGTCCATGAATATCCTTGTGGAGAGTGGGAGATCAAAGAACACGGAAGGAGAATAGGTCAGAGGGCGGCTCCCAGGCTGAGACAAAGAGAGACACATccttatagaccagtggttctcaacctgggggtcaggacccctttgggggttgaatgaccctttcacgggggtcgcctaagactctctgcatcagtgttctccatctgtaaaatggataaatgactCTCtctgactctgcatcagtgttctccatctgtaaaatggataaatgaacTATAGAGCAGTTGGAACAAACAAGATACTTGTGGGCACTATGGTGCCCCCttgcttctttcccaaagcaagAAATCAATCCTGACTCCTCCACAGCACTGGATTAGGAACAGCTCCAGAAGACCCCAGGGGCATGCTTTTTTGAGAGCACAAGTAGTACCCAGTCATAACTGGGCACTTGGATTGCAACCTTCCAACATGTTGTGATTctaccccatggcagccatttggtgACTGATTCTgcttcccatggcagccatttcatgaAGGTGCTCAGCACTGTCTTCCGAGCTTCCATGAGTGTCCAGTGGCcaaaaaaagttggggactctGCTAGGAACTTCACAGTGAAAAAATGCAAGTAAAGTGAAAGCAAGAACCACAAGCATATACGCTGCTGTGTATTTGTAAAGTGAAGTCGACTGGCAGCCAAATTGTGCTCACCCCAGCGAGggtctttcaaagcaagtgagaagtggaggtggtttggcattgcctttatctggagaaccttccttggtggtctctcgttCAAGTACCgatcctgcttaatttctgagagcTGAGACGATCCCTCTTTATATAATGTTAAGTCATTCCAAAGTTGCGCTGGATCCAGATGTTCTCCTTCCCCATCATAAATTTTCCTTTTCTCAGCTTGGACGGGAGAATGCGAGCACCAACGGCAGCCAGGAACGTACCTCCGTTTTCAGAAGGGCAGCTTGGTGTAATATACTGGCAAAACACAAATGCAAAAAAGTGGGAACGGAAAACAAACATGAAATCGAGGAAGAAAATGTGCTTTGTGTTTAATCATGTGAtggtttataaaaaatattttgcaaatgaaaaaacaACACAGTCCGGCTGCTTACAGAAGACCCTGTCGATCTTAatataattaagaagaagaagagaagaagagtttggatttatatcccccctttctctcctgcaggagactcaaaggggctcacaatctccttgcccttcccccctcacaacaaacaccctgtgaggtaggtggggctgagagagctccgagaagctgtgactagcccaaggtcacccagctggcgtgtgtgggagtgtacaggctaatctgaattccccagataagtctccacagctcaggcggcagagctgggaatcaaacccggttcctccagattagatacacgagctcttaaccccctacgccactgctgctccttttggcaTTGCCTTTCTCTTAAACTCTTGTATCTTGTATTCCTTACAGAAGattataaaaaacaaaatacCTTCATGCCTCCACATCCTCATTCATTTGCCTCGGGAATGCTGAAGCAGGAACGATCCCCTCATCTGTCTTCTGAAAAATCACTACAGtctgaaagaaggaagagaagatcCCATTCAGGATAAGAGACAGGGTCAAGTCCTCAGAAGATGCTATTTTTATTCCAGGAGTGGCTTGATTCCTTCAGAGGCTCAAGGAGTCACATGGTGCAAAGATTCTGCCATGTTCTCGAATATAGAAACCAAAACAGTGCAGCAGTGATAAACAACACCAATCTAAATATCTGTTGCACCCCAGCTGTCGTATCTAATAAAGTAATAATTCATGTACATTTGTGATTGTATTATTTCTCATTATAATCCCCATATACATAAATGAAAACCTTTGTTCGATCCATACGAAACGCATTGCGCATAATCCACGTTTTTCGTTCGCTTCATCAGCAACACTCTCCAATGTGGAACCAAATTCAAACAGGTTTCCTATGGGTAATAAACTCTCCTTCACGGAGCTGAAACTTCCCATAACACAACAAAGGTTTTCATTTATGTATATGGTGATTGCAATGAGAAATAATACAAACACAAATGTATATGAATTATAGCTTTATTAGATACGACAGCTGGGGTGCGACAGATATTTAGATGGGTATTGCAAAGATTCTGCCTCCTGCTCAGGCCTGGGGACATCACGATCCAAATAAAAGTGGACATTAGTGTCCTGGGCAAGCCCATGATCTGCCTGGATGATTTTGACCAGGGAAGGCAGCCTGCAGGCTCGATCCAGACCTTGCGGGCATTTCGTATAGTTTCCGGTAGCCTGTTGCATGCTTTCTTTCCTCACTGTTGGGCTCCAAATTGAACCATTGGAGGTGGGAAGGCAACAATGAAACACTACAATTCACACCCACCACCACCCTCGTCTAGGCTATTACCGTTTCACTGTAGGCATTCCTGCACACGCTGGCACACCCAAAGGCAGCAGTGGTGATGGCGATGAGGAACTCCAGGATAGTGACTGCCAGCAGGAGAGCAGATATTTCGTATGTGAGATTCTGCCAACAAAGCACAAGAGCTGTGAATACGAACACCTTCACAATAGGTAGGAATGAACAACTGCGTGAGGAGAAGGCCGCATCCAGTTCCCAGTTGGGAGGAGCTCCATTCTTAAAGGCTCCAGAGAAGCACGGTACTCCCACAGACAGGCTTAGTCACTCGGCCCCTAGCCCACTTTTGCTCCACACAAACACCCCAAAGCTCCATGAGACGTCGGCcatatgaagctgccatatactgaatcaACACATCACGGTTAAtaatgtctactcagactggcagcggtaTCCAGGGTCTCATGTGGAAGTTTTTACATcacctacatcagtgatggcgaacctttggcactccagatgtcatggactacaattcccatcagcccctacaattgaccatgctggcaggggatgatgggaattgtagtccataacatctggagtgccaaaggttcgccaccatggacctacaTCCTGGACGTTTGTAACTGGAGAGCCCAGGGCttgaactgggaccttctgcatggtaAGTAGATGCACTACCACTGAGCTGTTTCTGTAGCTCATGGGAATGACAAGATCACAGACAGTTTTCTTCCTTCAGAGGCAACATTCACCAAGAAAGGTGATGCTCCCGCTCCTCCTCCGCCTTTCTTCTGACTGCATAAGCTGGCCacagttttgttttattacaAGGCATACTCACAGAAGGGATGGTGACATATTCACGGCAAATGTCAGGTGGCATGGTGCTGAGATAGTATGAATTGCAGTTATCATAGTAGTATCTTGGATGAGCTATTGAAATAGAGAGTATCACAATCGCAATGCCTGCTGCCACGGAACTCACAACATTCATTGCCAGCACTCCTTTCACCTACGGGAAGAAAGCAAACCGTGAATTCAAGAAGGTCTCGCCTACTTCTATAAGATCTCTGATATTTTCAGCCTCCACAGATAGCAGACAAACTTCATCTTCTCTTTGCTTGAGGGTCCCTGCCCTTTATGACAACCTCCTGACATGAAGAAGCACAAGGAAGACCCGAGCTCTGCAAAAAGGGAAATACTTGAAAGAGGGTGGAGGAAATTCCAACCGCTGAATCAGAAGGGAATAGGATCAAAGCAAGAAGCTCCCCATGAATTCAGGGGCTTCAGACATCTAAGGCTGGACCTCTCTCAGCTTATAGCAACATGGTGGGTTTGTCTTTAATTTCTGTGTTCCAGAAGTCAGAGATTTGGATGGAGAAAATGTAAAGGTCAGAGCCCAGCCATAGTAGACTGATGAACCAAGCAGAATTTCAATATACCAGCCATGCACTTTAGTATCTAAGCCTTCCCTTGCTGTGTTAGGGAATGCATGTTTTTTAACTCATGCCCAACTTATTTAACAAGATAACCTCG of Sphaerodactylus townsendi isolate TG3544 linkage group LG06, MPM_Stown_v2.3, whole genome shotgun sequence contains these proteins:
- the LOC125434370 gene encoding membrane-spanning 4-domains subfamily A member 4A-like isoform X2 is translated as MDLSDPATLASLSNSIVRPSVPRPVTKLYRGEPMALGITQILIGILEISFGLVIALAESTRSSHDRGEHIITPYWMGILYIISGSLSVAAAKDPRVPLVKGVLAMNVVSSVAAGIAIVILSISIAHPRYYYDNCNSYYLSTMPPDICREYVTIPSNLTYEISALLLAVTILEFLIAITTAAFGCASVCRNAYSETTVVIFQKTDEGIVPASAFPRQMNEDVEYITPSCPSENGGTFLAAVGARILPSKLRKGKFMMGKENIWIQRNFGMT
- the LOC125434370 gene encoding membrane-spanning 4-domains subfamily A member 4A-like isoform X3 gives rise to the protein MDLSDPATLASLSNSIVRPSVPRPVTKLYRGEPMALGITQILIGILEISFGLVIALAESTRSSHDRGEHIITPYWMGILYIISGSLSVAAAKDPRVPLVKGVLAMNVVSSVAAGIAIVILSISIAHPRYYYDNCNSYYLSTMPPDICREYVTIPSNLTYEISALLLAVTILEFLIAITTAAFGCASVCRNAYSETTVVIFQKTDEGIVPASAFPRQMNEDVEA